A stretch of the Malus domestica chromosome 08, GDT2T_hap1 genome encodes the following:
- the LOC103441251 gene encoding F-box protein GID2-like → MKRASSGDDSMAATESLADVKMKRVKVEEEEVEVADCVDMDELKGAGFSNLDDNLIFEVFKHVDARTLGMASCVSKQWHKTAEDERLWELICTRHWANTGCGSQQLRSVVLALGGFRRLHAHYIWRLSKASSSSSSVPSFSSAASSSDSPWAAAPVKPMLNPKPPSARWGKDEVNLSLSLFSIRFYEKMNYANRGR, encoded by the coding sequence ATGAAGCGAGCATCATCGGGGGACGATTCGATGGCGGCGACGGAGAGCTTGGCggatgtgaagatgaagagGGTtaaggtggaggaggaggaggtggaggtggcTGACTGCGTTGACATGGATGAGCTGAAAGGGGCGGGGTTTTCGAATCTGGACGACAATCTGATCTTCGAGGTGTTCAAGCACGTGGATGCGCGGACGTTGGGGATGGCGTCGTGCGTGAGCAAGCAGTGGCACAAGACGGCGGAGGATGAGCGGCTCTGGGAGCTGATATGCACCAGGCACTGGGCCAACACGGGCTGCGGCAGCCAGCAGCTGAGATCTGTGGTCCTCGCTCTCGGTGGGTTCCGGCGGCTTCACGCCCACTACATCTGGCGTCTCAGCAAGGCCTCCTCCTCCTCGAGCTCCGTCCCTTCATTCTCGTCGGCGGCGTCCTCCTCTGATTCGCCTTGGGCGGCGGCTCCGGTGAAGCCGATGCTGAACCCGAAGCCGCCGAGCGCTCGGTGGGGAAAGGACGAGGTGAATCTGTCCCTCTCGCTCTTCTCGATTCGGTTTTACGAGAAGATGAACTACGCAAACAGAGGAAGATGA